One genomic region from bacterium encodes:
- a CDS encoding YfcE family phosphodiesterase, whose protein sequence is MKVTGITDVHGDVKNIDRVFDHCGEVDCTLISGDLTHFGHAEQARAVIDKVRSRCPQVFAVSGNCDHPDVEVYLVEEGISVHQSYHLLPDFALAGMGKALPGPVPTPNEADDAEFAQGLERAVHLLATDLPLLLLIHQPPFHTLNDRILFGKHVGSQSIRRFIEMRQPELVFCGHIHEGRGIDTIGSSRIINPGPLAKGHYSYAEPDESGWKVEIRTL, encoded by the coding sequence ATGAAAGTGACTGGCATAACCGACGTTCACGGCGATGTCAAGAACATCGACCGGGTGTTTGACCACTGCGGGGAGGTCGATTGCACGCTCATCAGCGGCGACCTCACCCACTTTGGCCACGCTGAACAGGCTCGTGCTGTGATCGATAAAGTGCGCAGCCGCTGTCCCCAGGTGTTCGCCGTATCCGGCAACTGCGACCATCCGGATGTGGAGGTGTATTTGGTCGAAGAGGGAATCAGCGTCCACCAGAGTTATCACCTGTTGCCGGATTTCGCGCTGGCAGGAATGGGCAAAGCCCTGCCCGGTCCGGTTCCCACGCCCAACGAAGCGGATGATGCCGAGTTCGCGCAAGGATTGGAGCGCGCGGTTCATCTCCTTGCAACGGATCTTCCGCTGTTGCTGTTGATCCATCAGCCCCCCTTCCACACTCTGAATGACCGCATTCTCTTCGGCAAACATGTTGGCAGCCAAAGCATACGGCGCTTTATCGAAATGCGACAGCCGGAACTGGTTTTTTGCGGCCACATTCACGAAGGCCGGGGCATCGACACCATCGGCAGCAGCCGGATCATCAATCCCGGCCCGCTGGCCAAAGGGCATTACAGTTATGCTGAGCCGGATGAATCCGGATGGAAGGTGGAGATTCGCACTCTCTAG
- a CDS encoding biopolymer transporter ExbD, whose translation MNFERRNKRIIGFMAISLSDIVLLLLIYFLLTSTYVMQPGIKVKLPKAASGVQEESDKIYISMTRNEQLYLFDQPVGLADLSSRLRPMLQATPEKTVVIRADKDISLEATIRVIDTAKLAGAEKFLIATEKGL comes from the coding sequence TTGAACTTTGAAAGAAGAAATAAACGCATCATCGGCTTCATGGCCATCAGTCTTTCGGACATCGTGCTGCTGCTGCTGATTTATTTTTTGCTGACCTCCACCTATGTGATGCAGCCGGGCATCAAAGTTAAATTGCCCAAAGCGGCGTCCGGCGTTCAGGAGGAGAGCGACAAAATCTATATCAGTATGACCAGAAACGAACAGCTCTATCTGTTCGATCAACCGGTGGGTCTGGCCGACCTCAGCAGTCGACTGCGGCCGATGCTGCAGGCAACGCCGGAGAAAACCGTAGTCATCCGTGCGGATAAGGATATCTCTCTAGAGGCCACCATCCGGGTGATCGACACCGCTAAACTGGCCGGCGCGGAGAAATTTCTTATCGCCACGGAAAAAGGATTGTAG